GCTATCATGTGCTGTTCTCTCAAGGTATGAATCTGGTCTTATTAAAATATTCGTTTGGTGACAGACACCATATCAAATTGAACCTGTATATTTTGAAGAGGATGATTTTACCTTTACGGTGAAAGGTGCTTGTTTTTGTTATAATCGGCTGTTATTAACACTGCACAATTTTCTGATATGGAAACGATAAGCACAGAGTGACCGAATTATAGGAATGTGTCTAAATGACATGAAATATTAACATGCCAATTTTTATTACTATATAAGACCTTAATCATGTTTGTAATCAATAAAAATGGCAAACGCGGCAACAATTTAAGATAAAATagataaaactttttttttcttaatgacAAGTAATATATGAAGAGGATGAAAACCGTGGAcctttttcctttgatttttcctGTTAAAGAGGTTTTTCTTTGAATTAGCAgccagttttttttatttattttagtgttgGTCTGGATACCCTTTCTCTTCGTTTGTTGGTCATTATGTTTCATAAATGTCAGTCCTagcatatatttgaaattttggttgTTTTTGCAGGCTTTGCCAGTTTTTACTTTTGCAAATCAGGCTGGCCTTGACATGCTGGAGACGACCCTGGTTGCTCTGCAGGACTTGACTTTGGAAAAGATATTCGATGAACATGGACGAAAGACTCTCTGCACGGAGTTCCCACAGATAATCCAGCAGGTCTAGCATTTTGTTCTGATTTCTAACTTTGAGTGAACATCAGCTTCAAACGCAAAAAACCAACTAATGTATAACTAGATTGAACCGACTTGTATGCTTTGTTTTGACAtggttgttttgttttgttttgttttggtggTTGTTAGGGTTTTGCTTGTCTACAAGGTGGGATCTGTTTGTCAAGCATGGGAAGACCCGTTTCATATGAGAGAGCAGTAGCTTGGAAAGTGTTGAACGAAGAAGAGAATGCTCATTGCATCTGCTTTATGTTTGTCAACTGGTCTTTTGTCTAAAACTCTGACCCCAAAAAGGGGAGACAAATTATCCGATCCTGTTTTGTTGGTTTGATGTTTATCTATCTGTAGTCCGTAAAACCTTTTATGCTAAATCTTCAGGTCTGTTATTCCTCTATACTTTTAAGACGACTGCTTTATGTTATGACAATCTTATGCTCCAATCAGTTGATTTTACATTTTGTGTGTAACCGTTTTCACTTTTAAGGAATTTTATAGTGAGTGCAGTTAGGTCCGTTCTGGTTGGTTTGGTCCTATCTGATACCAAGAAGTCCACTGAAAGAACCAATGTTCAAACAGTCAAGCTGAAAGATGCTTTTGGTTTTGGTTCTGGGTCGGGAGTCATGTCACTAACTATTTAGTATTTGTTGGATGGTTGAATCAGTTGAAAATTTGTTAGTCAATCAATCATGCATCAAATCAGTTTTAGCAACTGGAAAGTTGGTTGAATGGTTTTTGGATGAAGTCGGTCCGGTCAAAACAGAAAGTTGCGATAAAATTTAACCCTTTGTTTTGTTCTTGAACAAAATTTCATTTACCTGATTTTGAATTAGGTAAAAGTAAACATCCCTGAGATGGAAGAAGCTTCCAAATTTTACGGTTACAGACATTTATTAAACATTTAAGGATTTATTACATTGAAACATACAAGCTTACAATTGCTTTGCTAGAACAAGTAGTAGTTAAAAAAAGCTTGAGCCTATATCAGTAAAGGGATGCCGACTCTCCACAAATATTAGTTTACAACAAAATCTAGCTCTCAAGGTCATTACCATGCGGTGAAGCGAAAGGGgtgcaaaagaagaaaaattggaACCAGCCCTAAAAAAACCTTAGATAAAAGGTGGTTAAAAgtttttgttataagaaatacgtcacaccaaaaaaaaaaaggaaggaaaagtaAGATCAGAGATTATATTATGCAAAATAACAGAACCAATAGGATTAGGATAAAAAAATAGCTCTCCTTGATTTGAGTTCCATCTATACGACTTTGGACCAAACCCCAAAAAACTGTCTGGTATGATGATGAGTAAAAAAGGTTTGGTCCATACGGCGAAAAAAACGTAAGGCACAAGGGGGGAGGAAAAGTTCTACATTATGAAGAGATTGGGCTATaacaataatatatgataatCAGTTTGAAAGAGTGAGATCATTGATCTCCCTTGTAATGGCTGGAATGCAACTAGAACTCCTAGCGATCCCACCGTTCTTTTGAGCTCCTGGTGATCTATCCCTAGGGTTAAAAGACTTGGCCCTAAGACTTTTCCCTTCCGATCTCGAACTCTTCCTCAAAATCTCCCTCATGGCTTCAGCTGTCAACAGAGCTGGATATGCCCTCCCGAACTTGTTAAACCTAGCGCATGTATTCATGTGTGCACTTAAAGCTTCCTCTATCTTGCCCCCGTTTTTCTCCATTTCTTCTTTCACTGCCTCAGCACATAACCCACATATCCATTTCCCCAAGAACTTGTTCCGGACTCGCTCGATGTACTCCGGGGTGCACTCTTCACTCATCCCACAACACTCGCACTTTGCATCTTCCACTTCCGATATTGGCGGCAGCTGTTTCTCGTCCACTGCCACCGCAGCTGTTTCTTTATAATTATCCAACACTTCCTTGCTCAGTTGGAAGGTGATATCGGATACGGTACGGTGGAGGCTGTCGTTTGAGAGTTTTGGTGGCTTCGGGAAGTTGTTTCTGCTTGTGTAAGTGCTAGTAATAGCCTCTCCAGGTGGTGCCATGTTGAAtgagaccaaaaaagaaaaaaacccaaaGTGTTGATATTGGGAAACTTCGTATGAAACGACCGagtaaaaatgatgaaaaacCTTAGAGAATAGGTTGAAAGATTCTTTGTAAAATTCAGATGGCGGTAGATAGAGGGTTAAGTGTATGAAACTATGTTATTTATAGAATGTGGGAACTCTTCCTTTTGTGTCCAATTAACAGTGAAAGTATGTGTGGATCTTGTGGACTCACATGTCTGTATCTACATACACAAGGGCCAGTTCTGCCTTAGAAACATGCTAGATTTTTCAGGAAATATGCCAACTTATATTAAACTTTTTGGGTTTAAAAGCTAACTGTTTATCTTAATCTAAGAGGGAGAGGAGACGAGCCATCGTTTTCGTATCATGGAAAAgtttttaggatattttttttCAGTGTTCATCTTAACCACTACTGTTCCAGTTGGGGCAGTTGGGTTGGGTCACCATCAGGTGATGCAATTAATTATATCAAGTTTTTGGGTCCTTTTAGtttattgaagaaagaaaaagagaatccTAACTTTGATGTGAGtgaagttttttctttttctttttgaataaataGCCATAAAGACttcaaaaattaagaaaattaaccCATATTTTCGTGTTTAATTTTGTTGGGAACATGTCTATTCCAAAATTATAcagaaagaaaacaaattttatatGCCATGAAGTACTGCTATGTGGAAGATGAAAACCATTGTGCTTACATTATAATTGCTACATATcaaaattgtaatatatatgtcAATAAACTGtaaccaaaattaaattgaaataatttgtttCCATAAAGCATGCAGAAAGAGTTGCAAATTCACGTGGGAGCCTAAACTTTAACcgtattatgcatattatagccCCAACCACCTTAGCTTTTTGGAGACAACAACATTAAAACAAAGACATTTTTGTATTATCAATCGATCGCTAAAACTATTACAACCCGAGAGCTTCACGGGAGCAGTAAGCTAAATAACCAAATACGAATATTCTTATTTGTTAAATCTAATTAATAGCCGCACGAGAGAAAAAGGGAGTAAGAGATTAAGGAAGGTAGTTGAAGTAATATGATAAATTAATTCACATTTATGTTGGAAAAGGAATctgaaaaaaaacttgaaattaattACCTTTGGATATGTGGGTTCCAATTGGCCAAGAGTTGgacttaatttaaaaaagaagTTTTAGGGTTTGGGTATAATAGTTTTAGAAGGTGGAAATTTTTGCACGGTTGTAGATGAGCAGCCACATGTGAATATGACAGTGAGTTGATACAAAATTAATTACGTTTAAAAAGGCTAGTTTTATAATTAGCTTTCAGGCATTACGATTGGCAACCCCCCTTTGGTTATTTGTATTTGTGAAGACTCTAGTTTTTTGTCAAGCTTTGCGATTGTCCAAATAATTTTGGGTCATGCATGCATTTACAATTTGAGGGGCTGTTTTGTTGAGCTCTCCCATGAATATAAGATTCCTCAAAGAAAGGTTTATTATAAGCAAAGCTATAGCATCTTTTGTGTTAGGGCAATATAATACTTATATCCTTGGTGTTGAAGAATGTCCAAGCTCGATAGATACGTTTTAAGAGCTCTTGGATCTAATGTACCTCTGGTTTTTGTGTatgaatgtaaatatatatatatgtataagaaaCAACCATATATTTGAAGTGTTATAAATTTATTGATCTGTGGGTAAACTTGTGGAAGAATACTTACCAAAGCTTTAATTATTTCGCTGCGCCCTTGAAGGTCATTAATCTGTTTATAAAGGGGAGTGCAGCCCTTGTGAAAGTACGAAGCATCCATGCGAACTGTGCCTTGTTTATCACTCATTTCGCTTAATTCGGATTTGAGAAAGAATATTTCGTAATTTGGGCCAACTTGGTCCAACACATGAATACCTTGAACAGAGGGAAAAAGGTAACGGAAAAAAACTGAAAAACATCATTGTCTTACTATCTTCACCaccaagttttaatttttaatttttaatttcgagCTTGACCTTATTTTGGTAGAAACTATCTGTCTATTTCTCCAAGTATATGTAGAAGATATTGCAGTTTATTGTTTGCTAATTGGATTAAAATGGGAAACTAACATTGTGGTGAATTCTGCTAACTCTCTTTACGTAAGCATCATACATTAGCAGGCAGTGAAAATTATTTATGACTGAAATAGAATTATGTTCAACATGATGCTTTAATATTCCCATCGCTCTACATCTCAGGCTTATTATATAATAGATTTCATGGTCGGACGTCGAAACCAAATGCAGCAGTGAGTCAAAAGCAGAGGCATTACAACCCAGATCTTAGTTTAGTTGGTTTATACAATTATCTTTAATCTTTAGCTTATAATGAATCATCTTTGTTGTCAAAAGTAAAGCGATGCATTATCAAAATTCAAGATATGTATGAGAATGAAGTACCATAATATTTTCTACTTTGTATAACTCATGTCTACATATATGTAATGTACAAGTATCGTACACAACTATTATAGTCCATtggatatattttattattaaattaaaaatttaatttcaaaccaAACGAAAGCATCAAAATTTTACAGCTAAAAAtgtggttaatttataattatttaaaacccaaaaaggaaaaaagaaagagggTGCAAACTGCAAAGTGAGcattaaaagttgtaaaatactAAATAATTGCAAGAGGACGAACAACCTTACAATGTTGGTACGTTCTTGGTGATacgaaaggaagaagaagaaacgaTATAATTCACCCGCACGTTTTTTTGTCCATCCTTCAATTGATAATACAAACAAATCTAATAATGCAACTCGCAATGAAATTGAAGTCTTtgcacatttattttattttgtttttgtcaaAAAGGAGACACATTTGCTTTGTTAAAAGCCATTGCTTTGCCTTTGTTTATAGGCTAAGGAAACTCCATCATGCGTTGAAAGTCTTCTTGGATGGTTGAAATTCCAAGGAGGGCATTGCAATTTTATAATTGTCTTCTCTAAAATACCCTTCCTACCTTTTTATTCATTGCTTGATTAGCCTAAAgttgaaattgtatatatgcaTAAAGTTGGGGGATATTAGTGGAATATAAATATATTGCAGCCAGTCTATACCTTGCTTCAAATTTGGCTTTCTTTTCAACTCCTTATTTGTTTATTTGGACAAATATAAAgtaataaatttggtaaaatgtCAAATGTGTACATTATGTATTCTCTTTACAGAAcattgattgtttttttttctttttttgtcatgtgtttattttgtaataaacgaaaatatttatatttggcatatgattatttatattattataatattttaattaatattacaaattaagTGCCATCAACTTCATTAAagaaatcatataaaatttaaacctaaattataataaaaaaatatataaaaaataatgtatcctccctaaaattaaaataaatatacatatttttataattttttaaataattaatattttaataatttaactgttttctaaaatagtatatttttcaCTGATAAAGGAGTGGGATGAAATTTAATGTCTAAATTTATATAGCATCATTGAATTGAGTCATgcaagttgattaattaataaatattaaaaattaaaagttcttaaaataagtaaaagtatatatttttatttgtataacCCTATATGATTTACTATAAATTTACACAtagtcaaataaaaatatataaaaaaatgttatataaaatcatataaacaaatatataaaaaaactaaaaaaaagactCATAGAGTAATAATAAATCTATAATAttagcaaaaggaaaaaaaaatgaaacatggaAAGAAACACGTGATACTGATAGAAAGACAATAATTTAGGGGAGTTCTAATTTTGTTGGTTCACGATTTGATTCTTATGTATAATCCATTCTCCTTTAATATAATGCAAGTTATAGTTGTATACTttgattataaataataaaaaaagtattacCAGCTTTGATTACAATGTACTGTGAACTAAGGGTGGGTGAATTTTAACTATGGTCTAACAGCTAGATGGCACTTTTCATCACCCCCAAACTCAGAGCAGCTTGAACCCACATAATTAATCACCAATGCAACCACCTTAAACCCCAAAAAATAACACACAACATCCTCCATATGAGTTCAATTTGGTTGTAGTGTCTGAAAGGATAATTATTGATaagagtttttttaattttataaatggtattttaaaaataatgattttttttaacttaactCATGGAGTTACTACTTATATGTATGATGGGATCATTTAATTCAGTCCAACACACGTTTACCTTTTTGaggttcttttcttttaaaattacaattaacctcttgttaattaatttatttctttcccCTTTAAATACCCCATTCTCCCCCCTTCTAGCCCAAACAAATTACTAAtttcccctctctctctctctctctctctctctctctctctctctctctctctctctctctctctcaaaccacaaagaagaaagaaagagggaCGCAAAGGCAGAAGAAATGGAACAGAACGTACCTGTCATGACCAAAAGAGTATGGAGCATTGTAAAAGCAGTTCTCTTCATGATGAGGAAAGGTCTTTTATCTAAGAGGAAGCTCATGGTTGATCTTAACGTGATGCTCAAACGCGGCAAAATCGCCGGTGCCAAAGCCATTGGCAACCTCATGTTCCACCACCACAGCAACCGCCAGGTTTCATCATCCTCCACGGCGGAGGCGACTGCAACGGCAGTCCAGGAGTACGAGTTCAGCTGCAGCAACACCCCCAACTACATCTTCCCTTTCAACCTCGCCGCCAAGAAGAAAAACAGCTACTACCACCATTTCTTCGCTTGCACCCACGCGCCTCCTACTCTCGACGACGACAACGTGGCCACCATGAACGCCCTTAAGGTTGCCTTGGAGATGATCAACAAGAACGACGGCAACAACAGCGTGGTTGCTGCTTCCCCTATGTTACCAGGGTTCGGACAAACTCCATTGGCGAGGCAACTCAGAATAACGGACTCACCGTTTCCTTTGAGGGATATGGACGAAGACGCTGACTACGTCGACAAGGCTGCTGAGGATTTCATTAACAGGTTTTACAAGGATTTAAAGCAACAAACTAAGTAAGAGATTGGCTGAGTTATAAGGGAACTCCTTCCTTTGCTGTGTTGTTTAAGATCATTTTCCCGATTGGATGTTTTATGTGGttaatttttgggattttaattCTGTCGTAGATAATATatcaaacaaataaaagaaaattatgggGAAACCACTATTACCGACACATATGTCGTTGCTAATGCATGTTAATCGATTGGTTGAGTATATTATGTATCGATGGATTCTATCGGCTCAGTAAATTGAATTTCATGGCATGAAATGAGATAATAGCAACGAATTTTCCTGTCGGTAAAAGCAAATATTTGTTCATAGTATAACTTTTAGCATGAATAAGATCAAAGATTTCCCGTTTTCTTCCTGCCCTCAGAATGTTATCTACAAGATTATCTAACTTAAACTATATGCAAAGATTTATTGTTTAGCTTCAGATTCACTAACGAACGTAAATAAGAAAAGAATATGAGGTTTGAAAAAATAAAGAATCGTCGTACTAAACACCACTCATAGGCAATCATTTTTTGAACTATCAAATCAGTAATTTTGGCCTCGTGTTAAAACCAACATGAGAAACGGGTCAGGGTTTTCAATCTCCGGTGGGGGTATTGCAGCGTTGAAATATTGCATCCAACACCACAATTCCTTGTTTCAATGTGCCTCCTTTTTCtcctttaaaaaaaagttaaaaacacTTGTAACGCAAGAAACATATCCAAAAAAGAGAACCCGATGAAGAAAAGCTCAAGTTTGCCATGAACCTCCAAGTGCAAAACAAAGACAGCTACCATAATTGAAggcataaataaatcaaatgaaccccACTTTGAGGAAAGTGCCTcgcttttttttctttaacttagtATCTATTTCACTACTTTTTCATCCATTAATATCTAATACAATCATAATCACTTATTTAAATGTGTAAGATCCATTTATTAAATGTGAAAGCTAATTCTTTTTATACAGTATTTATAATTACCCATAACTTCTCTCCAACTCTTACATAAGAGGATGAAATGTGTTTTAATTAGCACGTTTAAACTCACGTTTTCTTGAACTAACAATAATGTCAATACCAATCAAACTAAGACTCAGACGGGTATAAAAGTTAACTTATAAACAATGATTAAACaaggattaaataataatggAGTGGCcacaatccaaaaaaaaaataatgatgaaGTGGAGCCAAACCCGTGGAATACACACAAACATTCaaagagagatttttttttttgtataatcaCAATGTTATCATAAATACTCtcgaatttaaatttaatctaaatgaatttaaacaaaccttttacataataataaattggaAATCATTTAGAAATATGTATGAGCAAATCCATGAAGTGATGTTTTAATAAAATGCGTCCTCAAAATTAAATGAAGTTTGAGTAATTAACATTTGGCGGTAGGATTAATATAAATCATTCAACCATATAACGTACCAAAGCTAATGAGCATGGCtgtaaaatcaaatcaattttctAATAAAAGCTCCATCTATATTCAAAACATGGATAAGTTTTTAGCGACGCATACAAGGAGAAAATAACAACGGCTGCCTTCTCAAAATCAAGGCCAAAAGTTTTAGATGAAATGCATGAAGCTATGGCTATTTCTCCAATGAATATAAACTGATAATGTTTGGAGAAAAGTTGGCTATCGTTTTCCTTAatacaaatttattatttatttgctttaagatttatgatttttaagacttattagggttttaaatttaaaattaaagatttttttattaaaatattaactgttaattttatgaaatatatttaataaataataatgtcacactattttgtttttataagtAACGATAGAGTGCGACCTATAATGTCGTGGATCTTGAAGAAATTAGTATTTATAAATCAACGATTGCTTCATTTCATCCAAAACAAATTATCAGAAAAATCAAAGTCCAATAAATATTGTACCTTGATACTAAAAATGCTTTCATTGGAATTTTTTTTAGGGAGAATTTGTCGTATTTTACATGGAAATAATGCATTACTCAAATTCTTACTATATATAATTTCTAATGTTACATCCTTTAGATGTAAATTTACGCCtttaattcttaattaatttttaaataatatatttttaattgttattacctatcatttttaattataataatagttcaTGATAAATAGGAAatatatttaaactaaattaacaaacatatttaataatagtGATTAAAAAAGAATTGTTGAAATTTGACTTTCTTTTCAAAATAAACCCACAAAATATTTTTTGCTTGCACCAAACAaataatagatatatataaaaaatgatttaaaagcGCTTGCTTCACATAATATaaacttatagaaaaaaaattaaaaaataatatcataatatcatattacCTTATCATCAAGTAATATAATCTTCAATCACTCTCTGATGCTATTGTTGTTCGAATATGATTCGATATTGCCTCTTCAAAGAATCATGACTTTAATTCTTCATTCATTTTTATAAATCTAACTTATTAATGCTAAATATC
The sequence above is drawn from the Gossypium hirsutum isolate 1008001.06 chromosome A05, Gossypium_hirsutum_v2.1, whole genome shotgun sequence genome and encodes:
- the LOC107906139 gene encoding uncharacterized protein, with the protein product MAPPGEAITSTYTSRNNFPKPPKLSNDSLHRTVSDITFQLSKEVLDNYKETAAVAVDEKQLPPISEVEDAKCECCGMSEECTPEYIERVRNKFLGKWICGLCAEAVKEEMEKNGGKIEEALSAHMNTCARFNKFGRAYPALLTAEAMREILRKSSRSEGKSLRAKSFNPRDRSPGAQKNGGIARSSSCIPAITREINDLTLSN
- the LOC107958438 gene encoding uncharacterized protein — encoded protein: MEQNVPVMTKRVWSIVKAVLFMMRKGLLSKRKLMVDLNVMLKRGKIAGAKAIGNLMFHHHSNRQVSSSSTAEATATAVQEYEFSCSNTPNYIFPFNLAAKKKNSYYHHFFACTHAPPTLDDDNVATMNALKVALEMINKNDGNNSVVAASPMLPGFGQTPLARQLRITDSPFPLRDMDEDADYVDKAAEDFINRFYKDLKQQTK